A section of the Telopea speciosissima isolate NSW1024214 ecotype Mountain lineage chromosome 3, Tspe_v1, whole genome shotgun sequence genome encodes:
- the LOC122657106 gene encoding heme-binding protein 2-like — translation MEKQSSLSLVFVTFFCFLVSCNGIESPQFTVVHSESDFEIRFYRESSWMSAPTREISFEQATKDGFHRLFQYIQGANLNSSRLRMTTPLLTSIVPGAGPLGSSAYFVQFYLPVKFQAVPPLPLPELNLQSDGWSTRCIAVRKFSGFARDSNVVEEAEKLALSLSRSPWADSTSADGTYAYSIAQYNSPFRVIGRVNEVWVKVQESELNGCGSSAVATH, via the exons ATGGAGAAGCAGTCGTCGTTGTCGCTTGTCTTCGTTACTTTCTTCTGCTTTCTCGTCTCCTGCAATGGGATCGAGTCTCCTCAGTTCACGGTTGTTCATTCCGAATCAGATTTCGAGATCAGATTTTACAGAGAATCTTCGTGGATGTCAGCTCCCACTAGAGAAATTTCGTTCGAACAGGCGACCAAGGATGGCTTCCACAG ATTATTTCAATACATCCAAGGTGCCAATTTGAACTCCTCTCGACTTAGAATGACAACTCCATTGTTGACAAGCATTGTCCCTGGAGCAGGGCCCCTAGGCTCATCAGCCTACTTTGTTCAGTTCTACTTGCCAGTGAAGTTTCAAGCAGTGCCACCTTTACCACTCCCTGAATTGAACCTGCAATCTGATGGATGGAGTACTCGCTGCATCGCAGTCAGGAAGTTCTCAGGGTTTGCTAGGGATAGCAATGTTGTTGAGGAAGCAGAGAAACTTGCTCTAAGCCTGAGCAGGTCTCCATGGGCAGACTCGACCTCTGCTGATGGTACATATGCTTACTCAATTGCGCAATACAACTCTCCTTTTCGGGTTATTGGGCGGGTAAATGAAGTCTGGGTGAAGGTTCAAGAATCTGAGCTCAATGGCTGCGGATCAAGTGCTGTAGCTACGCACTAA